TACGATTAATAAATGATATTATTACATTAATAAACGTTGAGAACTAAAATAATATACCTCATATTGAAGTCagaaattataactaattaaagtttaaggatGAAAGTGTCACATGTCTTATAGTTTGAATCATAACATATTAAAGTTCGAAAATTAAAGTGTCACTTATTTTATAGTTTGAAGGACGAAAAATAtaaatccaatctttcaaaattttattttgattatttaatttgtcgatatattagatttgagtcaatcaatggtactttgactttaaaaatcTAAACGTATCGCTTAGTTCTATAGATTTTGGTAGTATATTTATGCGATTTTcgcaactaaattttataaaatataaaattaacttaaacgtcatcaatctttcttttattttttaatatataatttatatataaatgctcaatagtataaaattaaaatttatatttaatacaaatagtccaaactatttaaaaattatttatatattttaaaattttataataaaaattaaaaaattagattggacttaacaaaaaattataaatcttcttCTCCAAATatgaagggagaaaaaaaaaattgaagaggggaaagaaaaaataaaaactcccTGCTCTCTTCCCCCGCTGGGCTCCTCACGCCTGCGCCGCACCAGCGCCTACACCCCTCACTACCACCTGAATCTGAACTACggattcatatatttatataggtATGATAGGTAGATAAGATAATAATGAACTCACGACCAGCTATATTATATACAAGACTAAGTATGGACTCGCGACTACTCGCGACCCGGTAGTCGGAGTGTGATTGGATTTATTGGTTGATTttcaaatctaaaattattttgaagaaaatcAGTTAGCCTTACAAATAAGAATTGcaataaaattctttaaattgaaCAAAGATATTAACAGCCGAAATTTTCTTTTCCCATCCATCCATGGCGACGCACGCCTCGTGCGTCCCATCGTCTTTCTTCCCCTCCTCTTGCTACGCCTCCATACGCGGGGGCCGCAgaagcaccgccgccgccgccgccgccgccgccactttGCCTCCCAATCCCACTTCCCATCTCTGTTTCGGCTCCAGCACGTCGCTCCGTCCCAAGAACAGTTCCTCCGCCACCACTCAAAGGCACGATTCTTCCGCTtcagctgctgcttctgctgttAAATCTGAAGATTCTAAGCCCATAGAGCTCACATATCTGGAGGTTCTTTCACCACcggcctcttcttcttcttccctgtGCATTAGcagttttttagaaaaaagataaGATAAGAAGCTGTAGGTTGAACGGGTTTTGCCATATGAAATATTGTTTGCAGGGTAATAGCTGGCTGTGGGACGTGGAGGGGCTGAACATCTTGGTGGATCCCATCCTTGTGGGAAACCTGGATTTCGGCTTGCCATGGCTGTTTGAGGGTGCCAAGAAGGTGCTGGGGAATTTTCGGGTAAGTAATAAGCTCTTCTTGTGACCTTGCCCGATTCTATAAACATATTATCATTGGAGAATTTGCTCGCTAAATATAATCTTTCGGGGATGGATGGTGGGGAGGCAGCTAGACGACCTTCCCAGTCTCGATTGCTTGCTAATCACGCAGAGCCTGGATGATCACTGCCATGTAAAGACTTTGACTCCCCTCTCCAAGAAGATGCCAGATCTTCCCGTAATCGCCACTCCAAATGCAGAAGCCATCTTGAGACCACTCTTTAGCAATGTAAGCCAAGCTTCACAACTCTCTTCTTTGACTTTACCCTCACAATTTTGGCGATTGATATGAGAGGTGGCATAAGAGTCCTGCATGTGCTTGGCTATCCGAAATTGTCCTACTAGTTAAGTGCTTTTGTCACAACTCTTTGTTCGGATCGTTAGGCCTCTCGGAGCAAATCGGTTAGCCTTGAAAGCAAAATGTAGTTGATGATACCACACAAGACATCAATTGACTTGAAATCAATTCTGAcataaatcaaatttagtatGACTTCATTTGGTATTTATGCACGTGACAAGCGTGCGAAAACAAGCTTACATAACATCATAAACCTGGAGGGGCTTATTCCACCATGCTAGCAGACAGAGAATATCCCATTTTACGTGCCCTCATGTGCAATACTGAACTGAAAATGACACTCCAGAAATTGTGGCCTGCCCTCAAAATGCACGGCTTCCGGCACACCTAGAAGCACTCCCAAAAAGAGCACGAGATGAAAAACGTTAGTCCCACCATCCTTCACAATGATGCAGACGATACTTCTCCCATAGCCCTACGCTATTTTTCGAATCATTCCACGAAAGATGGCTTTGGATCTTTTTTAAAGGAAGATGTTTTCAAGGAATTGAGACTACAAATAAGCGATAGATCTTCTAAGCATCATTGTCACTGATTGCAGAACTAGTTTCTATTTGTATGACAAGTTGATTTACAATTGAAATTGCAAttatactaaataaaattttgcgtAAGTCGAAGCTAATTGGAAGATTTACTCTTAGCACAAGGTTAGCTCGATTTTTCAAAGCAATCTCAGCATTTGCGAGTTAATGTGATATTACATttcataaattataatttttttgccaaAATTAGATCAAATCGGTAGTTGACATAAATCCCTCTTTTAGagttagaaaataatttgattttgaagTGGATGTAACATTAACAGCATGGGAATTTCAAATACCCTTATTTCTAAGTTGGGATTCTatgttattttaataaattgggTGGATGGGAGTGAGGATTGCATTCTCCACTACTTGGAAGAGCTCCCCAATGTTCCTAGATGGTGAAAGAAGACGGAATTTAAAGATAGACTTACGTTTTAATGGTAAAAAGGCCCAAAGATTAGTCCACGGCTCATGTGGAACAGTATGGGCTTGCATGGCCTTACACTGAATCATCATAGATTGGATCAGTGCTACTGTCGCACCCCAAACCCGAGGCATATCCGACACCACATACTTGCTAGATCAgcaaatatgcaaggctacaTAACCCAACAAAGAGTCAAACAAAATGataatcataaaatttgataaaaccaATGAATCAAAACAGCTAGGCTTGAAACAAAAGATTGACTAGAaccaaaataattttacaacTTGCAATACTAAGTTTCACAACGAAACACAATTGAAACCTCCGCCCAATAGTTGTTGCAAAAATTTTCACTTATTCCACAATACAGAGGAAAGAATAGAGAAGAATCGAATAAAACGGGATGATAATCTACAAAAACCCACTTATTAACATTTAACTAGCTAAACAAAAATTTATCACCAAAAGAAAGTGTCTCGAACTACGTACTATGACTAGTGTTCGCTTGATCTCGTCCTCACGCGGCAAAATAGTCTCAgtacctgggtaagcaaccatGCATCACATTAGTCAGATTAAGCatgtaaataaataactatatacTCTGAAGTGAAATTTTCGTGTAGAAATGCAGTCCAGGTGATTCATTTTTCTTGCATAATATTACAAAAACATAGATTATTTGAGTTTGTGAATATCAAATAGGAAAGATTATAATATGACAAAGTGCTTTTCTTTCTAGAAATAAATGAAAAGCAAACAAGTCTCTTACAACTAACTAGAGAAAGTGACCCATTGGCGGGGTCCAGAGGAACACATATGCGCATATATAGAACATAGGCACCTAAAAGTGCAATCACCGACAAGGGTGCTCAAAATTGCAAATATAGAATAGAGGCGCTTGGAGGTGCAGGCACCTAGGGGTGCATTACAGAGTAGAAGCTAGCTTTTAGAATAGAGTACATGTCGACTTGACCAACATTAATATAGCATAATACCAAgagatattataatttaaaatatttatttagccACTAATTTACATAACAGATTATCGAATGTtcgaaaattttactaaaagaaCTTGACAGTCAAAGTCGAAACATAGTCGGAAGCCtttgctttaaattttatttttgctgaaatgtgtataatatattaaattattattttagaaaactGCAAATCATAATTTTCTCATACTTAGACTGCTATCCCATATTACAAAATGAAAAGCTAGCAAATGTTCGGCGCTTACCTCCAAATAATTGGAGTATTGTTCTATCAAATGCTAGGTATCAATTTAATCAGCAGAATCTTACAAAGACGATGAAGAAACGATGGTGGTGAAGGTGTCGTTGATGACGAACGTAATGACGCTGACAACAATCAAGAAGCACTATGAAGGCCAAGGATAGTTGTGACAACATCGGAGGACGAGGAAGATCAGGAGTCCCcccgtgcatgcatgcatatgagagagagaagggggtgCGGCACACGGTgagaaagagagatcaaaagagagggagagaacggCTTGGGGTATCAATGTACAGGAGGAAAAGATAAAGACCTTGTATTAATTAAGGTGGCCATTATGCACATGAATCCGTAAGGTTTATAAGTTATACAACATTGTCTAACTCTATACAcaaacaagtaaaataaaagaaagacaTGAGGTATTACATTCTTGCCTCCTAACAAAATATTCCATCTTCATAATTTCCATTGTCAAGCtaaatgagaaataaaaataagacgGTATATATTCCATATGTAACAAAACTTTTGTcattaaaatctgaatttttctCTCACACAGTTGATTTGACCATTGATGATTTTTGTCTTGTGTTCTGATATCAAAGTTAACATGCCAATTGctaataaaattttgcaaaatataaTCCAACTACTTATCtcatatagaaataaaaaaaattaattttaatcctTGAATTTCATATTGTGCTTCTGCTGCACAATCTAATGCACATCAGATATTAATCGCTAATAACTCTTTTAACTAAATAATACCTCAAAACATTTTGCTACAATACTACTTTTTGTAATTTCACCCATATTCGATGAAAAGATTTGCAaacgtcggaggaggaggaagcaaTGTCGCAGTGCCTCCCAGATGGATACCTAAAATCAtattataaatgaaatatacAAAGAACACTTGATAGAAAAAACTTTGTATATTTGCTATCTGGAATGGCTCTACAAGAGCCAATAGGGCTCCTATTTATAGCTTTTTAGGCTTACGAaaagataagaataaaataCTTGAAAAAGAACATCTAATCTCCTTATCCTTATCCAAGTTGGTTCTATTTTTATCCAAAATTGGTTTTATTCTTATTCAAATTGGTTaaacaatttgatcattcttccGATCAGTTGAAAAATCACATCGATCCTTATCCCAATGAAGCAGTTGCAATTGCCTTCGCCTTATCCGTAACAGTTGGAACTAACACCACCTTATCTAGAATTCCGATCGTCCCGGATCATGACTCCCTAATTATGAGAGGAGCTAGCACCTGCTGGATCTAGAACTACAAGTGAGGGAGTTGAGTTTCCCCTATTTCCCTTATGAACCACCTGGCGGCACTTGGCTTTTGACCTTTTCGTCCAACACGAAAGGATTCACGTTTACCTTTGCGTGTTGTCGTGACCTTGTGTTCCAAAATAGTATCTTCAGCTAAGTGCTCTTCACGTTCTACGACAAGATCTTTCACGGATGACAATATTTATTCAGGCTCATCATCCAACAACGACAACTCGAATGACTTTAGGTTCTTGACATTGACAATCGAAAACATCCTCATGTAGGCGGTAGGTCCAA
This DNA window, taken from Ananas comosus cultivar F153 linkage group 5, ASM154086v1, whole genome shotgun sequence, encodes the following:
- the LOC109710258 gene encoding uncharacterized protein LOC109710258 isoform X1: MATHASCVPSSFFPSSCYASIRGGRRSTAAAAAAAATLPPNPTSHLCFGSSTSLRPKNSSSATTQRHDSSASAAASAVKSEDSKPIELTYLEGNSWLWDVEGLNILVDPILVGNLDFGLPWLFEGAKKVLGNFRMVGRQLDDLPSLDCLLITQSLDDHCHVKTLTPLSKKMPDLPVIATPNAEAILRPLFSNVTYLEPGQKSVLEGKNGTNIQICATKGPILGPPWQRPENGYIIKFGQSNLTLYHEPHCVYDKSFVENYQADILITPVIKQLLPLFTLVSGQEDAVQLAKLLKAKYIVPMNNGDLNAKGILSRILYSEGTIESFKELLSKELPDAQVLEPKPGIPLEISVSTIS
- the LOC109710258 gene encoding uncharacterized protein LOC109710258 isoform X2, yielding MATHASCVPSSFFPSSCYASIRGGRRSTAAAAAAAATLPPNPTSHLCFGSSTSLRPKNSSSATTQRHDSSASAAASAVKSEDSKPIELTYLEGNSWLWDVEGLNILVDPILVGNLDFGLPWLFEGAKKVLGNFRLDDLPSLDCLLITQSLDDHCHVKTLTPLSKKMPDLPVIATPNAEAILRPLFSNVTYLEPGQKSVLEGKNGTNIQICATKGPILGPPWQRPENGYIIKFGQSNLTLYHEPHCVYDKSFVENYQADILITPVIKQLLPLFTLVSGQEDAVQLAKLLKAKYIVPMNNGDLNAKGILSRILYSEGTIESFKELLSKELPDAQVLEPKPGIPLEISVSTIS